Proteins from one Penicillium digitatum chromosome 2, complete sequence genomic window:
- a CDS encoding uncharacterized protein (putative transposable element): MADTETDNEGDTNPHPLDASTNPLEPQIPSFTNPIQFTQDDSDSEDEDNTPPHQGHGLPAIAMTKIQKVRTLEHNDTDPSGWKQALAYQLIPYALEWLLDSNIPRPHKSHTSFGRWKYWSRLVASWMYNQIDVTLQNKLRNLSKMPKYADQLYDELMSMTQGSDRMQTAFIEMRKFDKMKRSDYNSASEYIEEYQRQYHVLARFKAAPHPSHGLSQVLQNIELEVMKVQFIREEVASLEPKKLTLDKVEEYWRALQAAADMEGVANATYNNNAGRGRGNGRGGRGGNRGGRGGQNNNGHNDDNTQSNKDTNAVEDDTATAKKKKKKGLRKQPADGKDIHEYANEMRNGTQKDDNNMCSFCGFGPHTAKRCAYLSENPPVSWEPSGNLWAYSKAIHRAQRQDGQNNMVVAAANSVDRRNDWLLDTGSDKTLTHDIEDFHTYQLDHPDTAYAYKDYSGNRVVTLGHGQIIVRTALPGRNGKTHSFMTTGYYTQGGHGKLLGMQKLLEEQDISYDTRTKYLTNGEGDIVGYADTSTGVPYLVSPKDDDDPNEVKSDIDSDSDDEEIGFVNKVTAYEIHRRLGHAGKARIASTLQHAEQLGDDEQYGSEHFDCDACFQGKSKLKISRQPQARVQDVAWKFHVDTQPMKPTGPNGENYWLPVVDDASRLIEGIMLKNKSDAYYKLTAFCEKIKLLTGRYPGIWRMDGGTEFKEFIKWGEKHGMTFEITPPYTAEPNGTVERFGGHINDIQRTMIIDAKMTEEMWPYATDTAIYIYNRLINPKTKISPLTHWRQELEIPNAEPSLKHLKPWGTTAYVHIPKPKRIQARKAAPRAWKGKLVGYEGDGGHVYKVWDPATRKLVVSRDVGFPQPGDDDNDDTGSMLVNGVPTDLKDLGEPKQYLNCALHRDYDNCTITMSQEAYIQKVLRTANAGSGWKDTPLPAAWRESPANASNVLDDDSFDQYQSVVGMLNWLAVKTRPDIRFAVTRLQHRLANPTFEDLHAMQHVVKYLRHMPDVGITLGRTPELRFYAHVDASHADWEDSKSTEGSIWYFAGSPVIWTTKKQTITANSTTVAEWCALDQPTRDAMWLGKIARSFMLPEQRPIEIHTDNINSQLLLTKKGGKSANRWLDLRWFFVKDAVAQGHVDIRRVDTKKNAADGFTKALAKEQFETFVGLIGMI; encoded by the coding sequence atggccgacaccgagacggacaacgagggggacaccaaccctcacccgcttgatgcatcgaccaacccattggaaccccagatcccgtcctttaccaatccgatccaattcacacaggatgacagtgatagtgaggatgaggacaacacaccgccccatcagggacatggtcttccagcgattgcaatgaccaaaatccagaaagttcggacactggaacacaatgacactgatccaagtggttggaaacaggcactggcttaccagctgatcccatatgcattggaatggttgttagacagcaacattcccagacctcacaagtcgcatacttcattcggaagatggaagtactggtctcgcttggttgctagctggatgtacaaccagatcgacgtcaccctacagaacaaactacgcaacctgtccaagatgcctaaatacgccgatcaactgtatgacgaactcatgtcaatgacacaaggaagtgatcggatgcagacagcgtttatcgagatgcggaagttcgacaagatgaaacgatcggactacaactcggcaagcgagtacattgaggaataccagcgacagtaccacgtgctagctagattcaaagcagcaccacacccatcacacggcttatcacaagttcttcaaaacattgaactggaagtcatgaaagtacagttcattagggaggaagttgcaagtctggagcctaagaaactcaccctcgacaaggtggaggagtactggagagcacttcaagcagcagctgacatggaaggtgtcgctaatgctacttacaacaacaatgccggccgaggccgaggcaatggaagaggtggtcgtggaggaaaccgaggtggccgaggtggtcaaaacaacaacggtcacaatgacgacaacacccaatccaacaaagataccaatgccgtcgaggatgatacagctactgctaaaaagaagaagaagaagggtcttcgcaagcagcctgccgatggcaaagacattcatgaatacgcaaatgagatgcgtaatggcacacaaaaggatgacaacaacatgtgctcattctgtggctttggaccacacactgcgaagagatgtgcctatctcagtgagaaccctccagtttcgtgggaaccgtccggcaacctctgggcctattcaaaggcaatccacagagcccaacgtcaagatggacaaaacaatatggttgttgcagctgccaattctgttgataggaggaacgattggttgcttgacactggatctgacaagacattgacgcatgacatcgaagactttcacacataccaactggatcatcctgacactgcctatgcgtacaaagactactctggcaatagagttgtcacgctaggtcatggtcaaatcattgtgagaactgctctgccagggagaaatggtaagacgcactcgtttatgacaactggttactatactcaaggaggacacggcaagctattaggcatgcaaaagcttcttgaagagcaagacatctcttatgacacacgtactaagtatctcacaaatggtgagggtgacattgtggggtatgcagatacatcaactggtgtcccgtaccttgtcagtccaaaagacgacgatgaccccaatgaggtcaaatctgacatagattccgattctgatgatgaagaaattggattcgtgaacaaagtgactgcgtacgagatccaccgacgtctcggacatgctggaaaagcacgaattgcctccacattacaacatgctgaacagctaggtgatgatgaacaatacggctcggagcatttcgactgtgatgcctgtttccaaggtaaatcaaagctcaaaatttctcgtcaaccacaggcaagggtgcaggatgtggcatggaaattccacgtagatacacaaccaatgaagcctaccggaccaaatggagagaactactggttgccagtcgtcgacgatgcatctcgactgatcgagggaatcatgttgaagaacaaaagtgatgcctactataagcttactgcgttctgtgaaaagatcaaattgctcactggcagatacccaggcatctggcgaatggatggtggcacagagttcaaagagttcatcaaatggggtgagaagcatggtatgactttcgagatcacaccaccatacactgctgaaccaaatggcactgtggagcgcttcggtggacatatcaacgacatccagagaacgatgattattgatgcaaagatgacggaagagatgtggccatatgcgacagacacagccatctacatctacaacagactgatcaatccgaaaaccaagatctcgccgctaacacattggcgtcaagagctcgagattccaaacgcagagccttctttgaagcaccttaaaccatggggaacaactgcatacgttcatattccgaagcctaagaggattcaggctaggaaagcagcacccagagcatggaaaggaaagctcgttggttatgagggggacggtggtcatgtttacaaagtatgggatccagctactaggaaactagtggtatctcgtgatgttggctttccacaacccggagatgacgataacgatgatacgggatcaatgctagtcaacggagtacctactgatttgaaggacctcggagaaccaaagcagtatctgaactgtgcactacacagagactatgacaattgcacgatcactatgtctcaggaagcctatattcagaaggttctacgtactgcaaatgcaggttctggatggaaggatacaccattgccagccgcatggagagagtcacctgccaatgcatccaatgtgctagatgacgattcatttgatcaatatcaatcagttgtcggcatgttaaactggctagcagtcaagactaggccagacattcgcttcgcagttactcgcttgcaacatcgtttggcgaaccctacatttgaagaccttcacgccatgcaacacgtcgtcaagtacctgagacatatgcctgacgttggcattacacttggtcgtacgccagaacttcgattctatgcgcatgtggacgcatctcatgcggactgggaggatagcaagtcaaccgaaggaagtatatggtacttcgccggctctccagtcatatggactacaaagaagcaaaccatcactgccaattcgaccactgtcgcagaatggtgtgcactagatcaacctactcgggatgcaatgtggctaggcaagattgctcgctcgtttatgctgccagagcagcgtcccattgagattcatacagacaatatcaattcgcaattgctgctcactaagaaaggtggcaaatccgcgaatagatggctcgatctacgatggttctttgttaaggatgctgtcgcacagggacatgtggacattagacgagtggacacgaagaagaacgcagctgacggttttacaaaagcattggcaaaggagcaatttgagacttttgttggtttgatcggcatgatttaa
- a CDS encoding Fungal transcriptional regulatory protein, N-terminal — MHRTFPFPILGQGVSLEQDVRSYRGFSPSLLAAVYLVALDWKLFDLTLATAPRPPDAEALVVLAMRAMADDLKRS, encoded by the coding sequence ATGCATCGCACATTCCCATTCCCGATCCTGGGCCAGGGCGTATCCTTGGAGCAAGATGTCCGGTCTTACCGCGGGTTCTCACCATCATTGCTCGCTGCAGTTTACCTCGTCGCGCTAGACTGGAAGCTCTTTGATCTAACTCTCGCTACTGCACCTCGACCACCAGATGCTGAAGCTCTGGTGGTTCTAGCAATGCGAGCCATGGCCGACGATCTGAAGCGGTCCTAG